A genome region from Oryzias latipes chromosome 2, ASM223467v1 includes the following:
- the LOC105355377 gene encoding gastrula zinc finger protein XlCGF57.1-like, with the protein MSSLQPLRELISERLAAAAEEICRLCEGTIVQYEEELCRQRRLLDVIWKPQLQLHDIVLPQHWMTEKEDLEQEDPKSPQIKEEQEEPEPETEEKQKGLFICQYEEQLDLKQETDTFIGIPPYEEDENSEAELNNQQSFNVTDSQDEEGNQHEASASTTDEETDPQNRDQRKRRDRSHVQSLDSSYKSESQCDSVVRKNVSVKNVRKNMKKVTLVKKCKQSPKEKRLSSVEYGKSTRIAHDVSVLMRAESDEGPYVCKKCAQSFDHNSQFRTHMRTHTRQKPFSCKECDKCFLQLCSLQAHMRTHTGELLSCKECDKRFVQLCSLKAHMRTHTGELFSCKECDKSFNQMAGLTRHMSIHTGQKPFSCEECGTGFSQLYHLKRHKRIHTGEKLFSCKECDASFTEKYNLDTHMRIHTGENPFSCKECDRSFNQISNLKTHMRTHTPTLGERFPCKECDKSFNHKANLKRHMSVHTGQKPFSCGECGTSYSQIYLLKKHMRTHTEGKPFSCKECDKSFPEIYNLKTHMRTHTSEKSYSCKECDRSFNQISNLKTHMRTHTGEKPFSCEVCDKCFVSKRNLKTHMKSHTRKTPKCDKECDK; encoded by the exons atgtcttccCTTCAGcctctgagagagttgatcagcgagcgactagctgctgctgctgaagaaatctgcagactctgtgaaggaaccatcgtccagtacgaggaggagctctgtcgtcagcgcagactgctggatgtcATCTGGAAACCACAGCTTCAACTCCACGACAtag TCCTCCCGCAGCATTGGATGACTGAAAAGGAGGATCTGGAGCAGGAGGATCCCAAatctccacagattaaagaggagcaggaagaaccagaacctgagactgaagaaaagcaaaaaggacTCTTCATTTGTCAGTATGAGGAgcagcttgatctgaagcaggagactgatacctttATTGGGATTCCTCcttatgaggaagatgagaacagtgaagcagaactaaacaatcagcagagctttaatgtaactgatagtcaggatgaagaaggaaaccaacatgaagcatcagcatcaactacagatgaagagacagacccacagaacagagatcagaggaagagaagagacagaagTCATGTCCAAAGTTTGGACAGCTCTTACAAGTCAGAAAGTCAGTGTGACTCTGTTGTTAGAAAGAATGTAAGTGTGAAGAATGttagaaaaaatatgaagaaagtAACTTTGgtaaagaaatgcaaacaatCTCCAAAAGAGAAGAGACTTTCCTCAGTAGAGTATGGTAAAAGTACGAGAATTGCTCACGATGTCTCTGTCCTTATGAGAGCTGAGTCTGATGAAGGACCTTATGTCTGTAAGAAATGTGCTCAAAGTTTTGATCATAACTCTCAGTTCAGAActcacatgagaactcatacaagacagaagcctttttcttgtaaagaatgtgataaatgtTTCTTGCAATTATGTAGTCTTCaagcacacatgagaactcatacaggtgAGCTTCTTTCTTGTAAAGAGTGTGATAAACGTTTTGTGCAATTATGTAGTCTCAaagcacacatgagaactcatacaggggagcttttttcttgtaaagaatgtgacaaaagtttTAATCAAATGGCTGGTCTTACAAGACACATGAGTATCCATACAGGacagaagcctttttcttgtgaaGAATGTGGCACAGGATTTAGTCAATTATATCATCTAAAAAGACACAAGAGaattcacacaggagaaaagcttttttcctgtaaagaaTGCGATGCAAGTTTTACTGAAAAATATAATCTCGATACacacatgagaattcacacaggagaaaatcCATTTTCTTGTAAAGAGTGTGATAGAAGCTTTAATCAAATATCTAAtctaaaaacacacatgagaactcatactCCTACACTAGGTGAGCGTTTtccttgtaaagaatgtgacaaaagtttTAATCATAAGGCtaatctcaaaagacacatgagtGTCCATACAGGACAGAAGCCTTTTTCATGTGGAGAATGTGGCACAAGTTATAGCCAAATATATCTtctcaaaaaacacatgagaactcacacagaaGGTAAGCCTTTTTCCTGTAAAGAATGCGATAAAAGTTTTCCTGAAATATATAATCTCAagacacacatgagaactcacacaagCGAGAAGTCATATTCTTGTAAAGAGTGTGATAGAAGCTTTAATCAAATATCTAAtctaaaaacacacatgagaactcatacaggagagaagcctttttcttgtgaagtatgtgataaatgttttgtttctaaacgtaacctcaaaacacacatgaaaagTCACACAAGAAAGACGCCTAAATGTGATAAAGAATGCGATAAATAA